The Halopseudomonas sabulinigri genome window below encodes:
- a CDS encoding LysE family transporter codes for MAIETWLAFFVACWVISLSPGAGAIASMSSGLNYGFARGYWTALGLQLGLLLQIAVVAAGVGALLATSALAFNLIKWFGVLYLLYLAWRQWHAQPVAMEQEVSLRPLGQPLVLVFRGFLVNVSNPKAVVFMLAVLPQFLDLTHPMLPQYAVMALTMIVVDLIVMAGYTGLAAKVLRLLRSPRQQKIMNRAFAGLFAGAASLLMLVRRAGA; via the coding sequence GTGGCGATTGAGACCTGGCTGGCTTTTTTTGTTGCGTGTTGGGTGATCAGCCTGTCGCCCGGCGCGGGGGCGATTGCCTCCATGTCCAGCGGTCTGAACTACGGCTTCGCGCGGGGTTACTGGACGGCGCTTGGGCTACAGCTGGGGTTGCTGCTGCAGATTGCCGTGGTAGCGGCAGGGGTGGGGGCGCTACTGGCGACGTCGGCGTTGGCGTTTAACCTGATCAAGTGGTTTGGTGTGCTCTACCTGCTTTATCTGGCTTGGCGGCAGTGGCATGCGCAACCGGTTGCCATGGAGCAGGAAGTGTCACTGCGCCCATTGGGCCAGCCGCTGGTTCTGGTATTTCGCGGTTTTCTGGTGAACGTCAGTAACCCCAAGGCGGTGGTTTTCATGCTCGCGGTGCTGCCGCAATTTCTCGATCTGACGCACCCCATGTTGCCGCAATACGCGGTGATGGCGCTGACCATGATTGTAGTTGATCTGATCGTGATGGCGGGCTACACCGGTCTTGCCGCCAAGGTACTGCGTCTGCTGCGTTCGCCGCGTCAGCAAAAAATCATGAACCGAGCGTTTGCCGGCCTGTTTGCCGGAGCGGCCAGTTTGTTGATGCTGGTACGCCGTGCCGGCGCCTAA
- a CDS encoding helix-turn-helix transcriptional regulator: MSQSYQVFSNLQQHKAQLQGSAQLSNGLGLARWYNDDALIALDNADHHTLSVYLADGFQSYFRTPDGWRNGGAPDKLCLMPKDYASTWHIRGPLSFMHLYFTDQHLRQQAEQTWDRSPAQLTLDERLFADDPQIALLYRQFLLNHNWQDPADQLAISSATTLILNHLLKHYVHLQWQAPAVRGGLSPYQVKRLMEFIDEQLDQPLLLQDLAGQVGLSEYHFARMFKHSKGVAPHQYVMSRRLERAKQLLRSSALPLTEIALQCGFSSPSHFSNRFRQVYGCSPSALRLKG, translated from the coding sequence ATGTCGCAGTCGTATCAGGTATTTTCCAATCTCCAGCAGCACAAGGCCCAGCTGCAAGGCAGCGCTCAACTGAGCAATGGCCTTGGTTTGGCGCGCTGGTATAACGATGATGCACTGATCGCACTAGACAACGCCGACCATCACACGCTCAGCGTCTATCTGGCCGATGGTTTTCAGTCTTACTTTCGCACCCCTGATGGCTGGCGCAACGGCGGCGCACCCGACAAACTCTGCCTGATGCCCAAAGACTACGCCTCTACCTGGCATATCCGCGGGCCGCTGAGTTTCATGCATCTGTACTTTACCGATCAGCACCTGCGCCAGCAGGCTGAACAAACCTGGGATCGCAGCCCGGCGCAGCTAACCCTCGATGAACGGCTGTTTGCCGATGACCCGCAGATTGCGCTGCTGTACCGTCAATTCCTGCTCAACCACAACTGGCAAGACCCTGCCGATCAGCTGGCCATCAGCAGCGCCACCACGCTGATTCTCAATCACCTGTTGAAGCACTACGTGCATTTGCAATGGCAGGCGCCAGCGGTGCGTGGAGGGCTTTCGCCCTATCAAGTGAAACGGCTGATGGAATTCATCGACGAGCAACTGGATCAGCCGCTGCTGCTGCAGGACCTGGCCGGTCAGGTGGGTCTCAGCGAGTATCATTTTGCCCGCATGTTCAAACACAGCAAGGGCGTTGCACCGCATCAATATGTTATGAGCCGGCGGCTTGAGCGAGCCAAGCAATTGCTGCGCTCTAGTGCACTACCGCTGACCGAAATTGCCCTGCAGTGTGGTTTTAGCTCGCCCAGCCATTTCAGCAATCGTTTTCGCCAGGTGTACGGATGCAGCCCGTCAGCCCTGCGCCTCAAAGGCTAA